GCAAGAATATGGAAAAGCAGATGAAAGATGGCTTTACTCTGATCCGACCATTGTATCATTAGAAATCCTGACAGTGGCGCTGGATGGGTTTTTAGCACTGCTTCTTATCTATGCAATTGTGAAGGATAAATATTTTAGGTAAGAAGATTGCAATATTATACAAAATGTCAAAGTTGTAACAGTTTTGTTGAATACCTCATCAAAATTTGCattaatttgttttttctttttaggAAAGTTTCTATTGTTGACAAATCCATTTTTTAAGATGTTGAGTCCTGTCTCTCACAGGTTGCCTTTGGTTCTGTTCCTTTCATTTATCTTTGTGAAAGCAGTGACCTGTTTAAAAGTCATCGAGATTTGTACACAGATGGGAGACGTTTAGAGAgctgtgggccaaatgcagacaaatgggaccaGCTCGCCAGGCGACACATTGATGAGCTGGCTCCTGTGCCATATGACTCTCTTCAGGGCTATGGTGCTGAGGGTACTGGCCCTTCTCATTCTTTGTACTTTTACTGCTCTTTGGTCTAGTGAAAAGCTGATTAAAACATGAAAGACAACACCCATGCATGCATTAGCcaatatacaaggggtgattgataagttcgtggcctggggtagaaggagtcaaatttagaaaacctagcacatttatttttcaacatagtcccctcctacatgtacacacttagtccagcggtcgtggagcataaggatcccttctttgtagaagtggcccacagcaggggtgattgataaatttgtggcctacagtagaaggcgatgagttattaacttaaaCCTTTCTGCatcatcactcaaagagttgaactgcacgtgcaggtaacgagagcatcttggacctccagatggtccacagcaggggtgattgataagttcgtggcctttggtagaaggagatgagttatacagctcttgttacgtgCACATGCAGTTCTGCAGtgcaaatgcagaaagtttgaagttaactcatctccttctaccttagaccatgaacttatcaatcactcctgctgtggaccactttctggaggtccaagacgccgacttctacaaagaagggatccgtatgctccacgaccgctggactaagtgtgtaaatgtggacaaaaataaatgagctaggttttctaaaattgactccttctaccttaggccatgaacttatcaatcacccctcgtaccttAGTGGGAGGTGAAAAAGAATGTTGAATGAAAGCACCAAAGGACCCCTATTAACATTTTATGGATAGCAGTATAGATCCAGCCAATATTTATAGCTCAATATTAACgtgcaaagtacatttattatcaaagtatgtatacattatataaccttgggattcacctcctaacaggcagccacaaaacaaagaaacccaaagaaAAAACCATTAAAAAAGGTCAAACACTCATTGTGCaggagtttttttaaaaaaagcaaatcatataaacaaatagTGTTCTGAATTGAAGTTCACAAAGACAGTCCTGTCCACAGACCCTTAGGTCAGCGCAGAGCAGGGAactaaaggttcaaagattcatttatcatcgacatatacaactctgaaattcttctcctccggctagccatgaaaccaagaaagaaaagaaaggcagcacaatcatcaacatCCAAAACcctcctccccacacacaaaaaaaataaaaacgGACCAGGcacatcaatccccaaatcactcctcccacacaaaacaaTCACAACAATCAAGTGAAAACACAACACAAAAAAACTATGGGACCAAAAAAAGTCTACAGTCAAATTCCACGTTCCTTTCATTCTCCAGAATAGTAAGATAAAACAACATTCTTCTGCCCTTACTGGAAATTACATGAACGTAATCACTCTGTTTGTGAATGGCTTGCATCAGAACATGAGCAGATATCAGATCTTCCAATAATTAAAAGATTATTattgaaataataaaaaagtgtgCAGATCTTTTGCCCTGGTTAAGCATTGATTATAATAGTCTCCTGTCCAGTAACACTTCGTTATGTTTCACAAACAGTGATGCATCTGCACACTAAGGGGGTGAAACAGGTATAATCCCAGGGATGGATTCTACTCCCTGGGTTTACAATCTAGGACAAGAGTATGGAAAAGCAGCTGCAAGGTGTGTCATTGTATCATTAGGAGTTCTGACACTGGACCTGACCCTCTCTTACATAATAAAAGCACATAATTTCCAGACGATATGCACAACTTGGATTATCCTTAAAAGTAtaatcagattttttttaaaaatgcaatgaAAAGTTAAATTTAAAAAAGACAACGGTGGACATATACTCCAGCATTTGGCTCATTAAGTCTTCAGATTGATAACTAATACTTTAGCTACTTTTGGAACATGTAGTACTATTCAGTTGGTGCCAGTTGCCAACCAAAATAAACTAAAACTGGTGCTTTCTGGAAAGCAGCAAGATTCCCAACGTCTTCATCAAGTAGAAATACTTGAAGCGCTCACGGCAGGGTGTTGGAGGTGGGGGGTATAGAGAGAGAGGAGAATCAGAGACAACTTTTAAGGCTGATTACTTTTCACCATGACCAGAGGACGAACAGGTATTATGCAAATTCCCAGCCAGGGAAGAAAGCAGCAGGAAAGTGGGATGTCTGCGATAACTCAAACTTTGCCTTCCTTTCTTTTCCTCACCCCATACCACTTCTCTTCCTCATCCAAATGAGTTGTTCGCTGTGATATGCCCAAtgtttcctggtttctgtttttcactgcaccttgcTTTCCTCATGTGTTGCTAAGGAACTAACATTGCTTTCTGTTCTCTCATTTCAGGCACTTTGTGCAGATCACACTATGTGTTTGTGAACTGTACGGTGGCTGGATGACCTTCTGCCCGGAGTGGCTCACGGGAAACCCACACCTGAATACCAGCAACTGGCTTTATCTCTGGGTATACCTGGCTTTCTTCAATGGGGTGTGGCTGGTTGTTCCAGGACTATTGCTGTGGCACTCTTGGCTCAGTCTCAAGGAAATGCACCAAAAGAAAATCAGTGCagagaaaaaattaaaataaacagtTCTGCCAATACAGCCAGGAGAAAATGAACCCTCTAGAAGTTTCTGGTAAAGAAAAGTTCATAGAATTCCATCAAAATAATGGATTTATTTTACATTTGATTTATATTTTACAATTGGTTATGTTCAATGCAGTTACATTCCATCATTCATAAGCAATATTTCCTCTTTTTAATTATATAAGCATGAACTGTGTCCTGAGAAATTATGACGTTATTGTCAAATGCTGAGAATTGGCTAGCATTTATATG
This genomic stretch from Mobula birostris isolate sMobBir1 chromosome 6, sMobBir1.hap1, whole genome shotgun sequence harbors:
- the ebpl gene encoding emopamil-binding protein-like; this translates as MGEEDPVLSPGALWSLLLCFVQLPLVYGLSLSFGRQCAPRDRALLAWLFYDCIVHFTLEGPFVYMSLVGTVDQSNHVLAFLWQEYGKADERWLYSDPTIVSLEILTVALDGFLALLLIYAIVKDKYFRHFVQITLCVCELYGGWMTFCPEWLTGNPHLNTSNWLYLWVYLAFFNGVWLVVPGLLLWHSWLSLKEMHQKKISAEKKLK